One region of Glutamicibacter sp. B1 genomic DNA includes:
- a CDS encoding redox-sensing transcriptional repressor Rex: MSELEARVLPEATLARLTQYLRALNALEAQGLERTSSGVLAKEAGVNPSILRKDLSWLGSYGTRGVGYVVRELAEHISRTLGLNQDWKVAILGAGNLGRALSGYAGFTSRGFNVKAILDVDPALIGEPVGALRVEPISELATVVAREEINIAVLAVPGDAAQDLVDSLADLSVRSVLSFAPKPLKVPTGMNLRRVDLSTELQILAYLAVQG, from the coding sequence ATGTCTGAGCTTGAAGCTCGTGTCCTGCCTGAAGCCACATTGGCTCGACTCACACAGTATTTGCGTGCTTTAAATGCTTTAGAAGCTCAAGGCTTAGAGCGCACTAGTTCCGGAGTGCTGGCTAAAGAAGCCGGCGTGAACCCATCGATTCTACGCAAAGACCTTTCATGGCTTGGCTCCTACGGCACCCGGGGCGTCGGCTATGTTGTGCGTGAATTAGCCGAACACATCAGCAGAACCCTAGGCCTGAACCAAGACTGGAAAGTCGCCATCCTCGGCGCCGGTAACCTCGGACGCGCGCTCAGCGGTTACGCCGGATTCACCTCACGTGGTTTTAACGTCAAAGCCATCTTGGACGTGGACCCAGCTCTCATCGGTGAGCCCGTTGGTGCACTACGTGTTGAACCCATCAGCGAACTCGCCACGGTGGTGGCCCGCGAAGAAATCAATATCGCGGTGCTCGCGGTCCCGGGCGATGCCGCCCAAGACTTGGTTGACTCATTAGCGGACCTGTCGGTGCGTTCAGTACTGTCCTTCGCTCCTAAGCCACTGAAAGTTCCAACTGGTATGAACCTGCGCAGGGTTGATCTGTCTACAGAACTTCAGATCTTGGCCTACCTAGCGGTTCAAGGCTAA
- a CDS encoding glutaredoxin family protein yields the protein MSTLHQIQLLVRKDCHLCHAARATVAEVTSRLNMEFSELDIDEHPELLSKHHEEVPVLFIDGQVRDFWTIDPQRLERLLSN from the coding sequence GTGAGTACATTGCATCAGATTCAGCTGTTAGTTCGTAAAGATTGTCATCTTTGTCATGCTGCAAGAGCGACGGTTGCTGAGGTAACGAGCCGCTTGAACATGGAATTTTCGGAACTTGATATTGACGAGCATCCAGAACTTCTGAGCAAACACCACGAGGAAGTGCCAGTGTTGTTTATCGATGGGCAGGTTCGAGATTTCTGGACCATCGATCCGCAACGGCTAGAACGTCTGCTGAGCAACTAA
- a CDS encoding HAD family hydrolase, producing the protein MPSIDNNTSPASTQAQGTVAAFFDVDNTLVRGASLYLLARKLHEHRFFQFREILWFALKQLRFAARGEHLGDIHQIRDRALMMVRGIPVADIEQIGNEIYDEYIEPKLWSGTVAIARQHLRVGREVWLVTATPLEVANVISNRLELSGALGTVVESRDGLYTGALASPILHAAEKAQAVRSLAKDRGISLSRSWAYSDSYNDVPLLEAVGHPVCINPDARLRSYAKRRGWQVYDFRTGQRAAKFGLRAAGVFGALWAARRSILRRSGS; encoded by the coding sequence ATGCCTTCCATCGATAACAACACCTCGCCGGCCTCGACACAGGCTCAAGGAACCGTTGCCGCCTTTTTTGACGTGGACAACACCCTGGTGCGTGGTGCTTCACTGTATTTGCTCGCGCGAAAGCTTCATGAACATCGCTTCTTTCAGTTCCGAGAGATCCTCTGGTTCGCGTTAAAGCAATTGCGCTTCGCCGCGCGCGGTGAACATTTGGGAGATATCCATCAGATTCGAGACCGCGCCTTGATGATGGTGCGTGGCATCCCGGTTGCCGATATTGAACAAATCGGCAATGAAATCTATGACGAATACATTGAACCGAAGCTGTGGTCCGGAACGGTGGCCATTGCCCGGCAACATTTACGTGTGGGTCGGGAGGTATGGCTGGTCACGGCCACTCCCCTAGAAGTGGCGAATGTCATTTCAAATCGTCTCGAACTTTCCGGCGCATTAGGCACTGTGGTGGAAAGCCGGGATGGTTTATACACCGGAGCGTTGGCCAGTCCCATCTTGCATGCCGCTGAAAAAGCGCAGGCAGTAAGGTCGCTGGCCAAAGACCGCGGGATCTCTCTCTCGCGTTCCTGGGCGTACTCGGATTCTTATAACGACGTTCCCCTGCTCGAAGCAGTTGGTCACCCGGTCTGCATTAATCCAGACGCGCGTCTACGTTCCTACGCCAAGCGTCGTGGCTGGCAGGTTTATGACTTCCGCACCGGCCAACGCGCCGCAAAATTCGGTCTACGGGCCGCTGGCGTGTTTGGAGCCTTGTGGGCTGCTAGACGCTCAATTCTGCGCCGTTCCGGCTCCTAG
- a CDS encoding 30S ribosomal protein bS22, with the protein MGSVIKKRRKRMSKKKHRKLLRKTRHQRRNKK; encoded by the coding sequence ATGGGCTCTGTTATCAAGAAGCGCCGCAAGCGTATGTCCAAGAAGAAGCACCGCAAATTGCTTCGTAAGACTCGCCACCAGCGTCGCAATAAGAAGTAA
- a CDS encoding helix-turn-helix domain-containing protein → MTDKQNFAGARFMTVAEVADMMRVSKMTVYRLIHAGDLPAVQFGRSYRVPENAVESYLSAAAIDPQHGTGSYGR, encoded by the coding sequence ATGACGGATAAACAGAATTTTGCAGGAGCCCGTTTCATGACGGTGGCCGAAGTGGCTGACATGATGCGTGTTTCCAAAATGACGGTTTATCGGCTGATTCACGCAGGCGATCTGCCTGCCGTTCAGTTCGGCCGCTCCTATCGCGTTCCAGAGAACGCTGTGGAATCTTACCTCAGCGCTGCGGCCATTGATCCGCAGCACGGTACCGGTTCATACGGTCGATAG